From Chryseobacterium shandongense, the proteins below share one genomic window:
- a CDS encoding M16 family metallopeptidase yields MTDKKYSETIHKDGNYEYITVSNDENNVRIYTLKNGLKIFLAQNFDAPRIQTYIPVRTGSNNDPADNTGLAHYLEHMMFKGTSKLGTQNWEKENELLNQISDLYEEHKKASEPDKKKDIYRKIDEFSQKASQYAIANEYDKAISSLGASGTNAHTWFDETVYKNNIPNNELEKWLKIEKERFSELVLRLFHTELESVYEEFNRAQDNDSRLVQYELMDALFPNHPNGQQTTLGKAEHLKNPSMKAIHKYFDEYYVPNNYAMVLVGDLDFDETIKLVDQYFGTIPYRELPEKASVTEKPITEIIERTVKSPTTPRVQLAWRTESYGTKEAILADIVANILSNRGEAGLIDLNINQTQKLLWGQAFSVGLKQYGYFSIVAVPKETQTLDEAKKLVLEQVELVKKGEFPDWMLTAIINDFKVQRMKALETADGLATNLYDTYIKGRTWEQELNEMNEYEAITKEEVVHFANEFFKDNYVIVKKDKGTNDKLIRVENPGITPVKINREAQSEFLKEILAEKTENIQPEFIDYKKEILTDTVKYKKLSFVKNKSNDIAQVHFIFPFGSDHDRDLGISTQVLQYLGTEKFSPDDLKKEFFKIGITNDFKTTNDQLTISLTGLEENISAGIELLQHWMKEVKPDQEIYNQFVETVLENRAAVKKDKARIMTALTNYTKLGAFSRFTNIISKEELESTHVEVFTERMKNLFRFPYQIFFYGRNFEGFKEYIGKYIEPENMAIPEPKIYSEPETTGNVYFTNYDMVQMEMSRIGRGQLVNIGNFGKINVFNEYFGRGLSSIVFQEIRESKSLAYSAYVSYAANSELNHPDYITMYIGTQPDKLQIAVDTLTELMNELPEVPAQFENARNAALKQIASARITRTNIFFNTLRLRKLNISHDFRKDIYQQIESLTFEDVKEFYNNYIKSVQFNTALIGKKENLNMNAVTQMGTFKEVTLKDIFGH; encoded by the coding sequence ATGACAGATAAAAAATACAGTGAAACGATTCATAAAGATGGAAATTACGAATACATTACCGTTTCCAATGATGAAAATAACGTAAGAATTTATACTTTAAAAAACGGGTTAAAGATTTTTCTTGCCCAGAATTTTGATGCTCCGCGAATCCAGACCTATATTCCGGTAAGAACGGGAAGCAATAATGATCCGGCCGATAATACCGGATTAGCGCATTATCTCGAGCATATGATGTTTAAAGGAACTTCAAAACTCGGCACACAGAATTGGGAAAAGGAAAATGAATTGCTGAATCAAATTTCAGATTTGTATGAAGAGCATAAAAAAGCTTCTGAACCTGACAAAAAGAAAGATATTTACCGGAAAATAGACGAGTTCTCTCAGAAAGCAAGCCAGTATGCTATTGCGAATGAATATGATAAGGCTATTTCTTCTTTAGGAGCTTCGGGAACCAATGCTCATACCTGGTTTGATGAAACGGTTTATAAAAACAATATCCCCAATAATGAACTTGAAAAATGGCTGAAGATTGAAAAAGAAAGATTTTCGGAACTTGTTTTGAGGCTTTTTCATACCGAGCTGGAGTCTGTGTATGAAGAATTCAACAGGGCACAGGATAATGATTCCAGGCTGGTTCAGTATGAACTGATGGATGCGCTATTTCCCAATCATCCCAATGGTCAGCAAACCACCCTCGGAAAGGCGGAGCATCTGAAAAACCCTTCCATGAAGGCGATTCATAAATATTTTGATGAATATTACGTCCCTAATAATTATGCAATGGTTTTGGTGGGAGATCTTGATTTCGATGAGACTATTAAACTTGTAGATCAGTATTTCGGAACGATCCCTTACCGGGAATTGCCTGAAAAAGCATCTGTTACAGAAAAGCCTATCACGGAAATTATAGAAAGAACCGTGAAAAGTCCTACCACGCCAAGAGTTCAGCTCGCATGGAGAACGGAAAGCTATGGAACAAAAGAAGCCATACTTGCCGATATCGTAGCTAATATTTTAAGTAACAGGGGAGAGGCCGGACTTATCGACCTGAATATCAATCAGACCCAAAAACTGCTTTGGGGACAGGCGTTTTCAGTAGGACTAAAACAATACGGATACTTTTCCATTGTTGCTGTTCCGAAGGAAACACAGACGTTAGACGAAGCAAAAAAACTTGTGCTCGAACAGGTGGAGTTGGTGAAGAAAGGAGAATTTCCGGACTGGATGCTTACTGCGATTATCAACGATTTTAAAGTTCAGAGAATGAAGGCGCTGGAAACGGCAGATGGCCTTGCTACCAACCTTTATGATACCTATATCAAAGGCAGAACCTGGGAACAGGAACTGAATGAGATGAATGAATATGAAGCGATTACCAAAGAAGAGGTGGTACACTTCGCCAATGAATTTTTCAAAGACAATTATGTTATTGTTAAAAAAGATAAAGGAACCAATGATAAGCTTATCCGTGTTGAAAATCCCGGAATAACACCGGTAAAGATCAACCGAGAAGCGCAATCTGAATTTCTCAAAGAGATTTTAGCCGAAAAAACAGAAAATATTCAGCCAGAGTTTATTGATTACAAGAAAGAGATTCTAACGGATACGGTTAAATATAAAAAACTGAGTTTCGTTAAAAATAAAAGTAATGATATTGCCCAGGTTCATTTTATCTTTCCTTTTGGAAGTGACCATGACCGCGATCTCGGGATTTCCACCCAGGTTCTTCAATATTTGGGAACCGAAAAATTTTCTCCGGATGATCTTAAAAAGGAATTTTTTAAAATAGGAATTACCAATGATTTTAAAACAACCAACGATCAGCTTACGATCTCGTTGACGGGCCTTGAGGAAAATATTTCTGCAGGCATTGAATTGTTGCAGCACTGGATGAAGGAAGTAAAACCGGATCAGGAAATTTATAACCAGTTTGTAGAAACAGTGCTTGAAAACCGTGCCGCAGTAAAAAAGGATAAAGCCCGTATCATGACGGCTTTAACAAACTATACCAAACTTGGAGCATTTTCAAGGTTTACGAATATCATCTCAAAAGAAGAACTTGAAAGCACCCATGTGGAAGTCTTTACGGAAAGGATGAAGAATTTATTCAGGTTTCCTTATCAGATATTCTTTTACGGACGGAACTTTGAGGGTTTTAAAGAATATATCGGAAAATATATCGAACCGGAAAATATGGCTATTCCTGAACCTAAAATATATTCTGAACCGGAAACTACCGGAAATGTTTATTTCACAAATTACGACATGGTACAGATGGAAATGAGCAGAATCGGAAGAGGACAGCTTGTGAATATCGGAAATTTTGGAAAAATCAATGTATTCAACGAATACTTTGGTAGAGGATTGTCTTCTATTGTTTTCCAGGAAATCCGTGAAAGTAAAAGTCTTGCCTATTCCGCCTATGTTTCTTATGCCGCCAATTCGGAACTGAATCATCCGGATTATATCACAATGTATATAGGAACACAACCGGATAAACTGCAGATTGCAGTAGACACCCTTACCGAACTGATGAATGAACTTCCTGAAGTTCCTGCCCAATTTGAAAATGCCAGAAATGCAGCTTTAAAACAGATTGCCTCTGCAAGAATTACAAGGACCAATATTTTTTTCAATACCTTACGACTCAGAAAACTGAATATTTCCCATGATTTCAGGAAAGATATTTATCAGCAGATCGAAAGCTTAACCTTTGAGGATGTAAAAGAATTTTATAATAATTATATTAAATCGGTCCAATTCAATACAGCCCTTATCGGGAAAAAAGAAAACCTGAATATGAATGCCGTTACTCAAATGGGAACTTTTAAAGAAGTGACTTTAAAGGATATTTTCGGACATTAA
- a CDS encoding S46 family peptidase, whose translation MTKKILLSVFLLPAVMTFAQQYGGMWIPTELNEKEMKDLGMKISAKDIFNPQKASIKDAVVQFNGGCTAEIISPKGLLLTNHHCGYGQIQSHSTVQNDLLSNGFWAKNTEGELPNPGVTVDFIVDIKEVTGQILQGTDNLAEPELSRQIAKNIEIYKNSQKTEPYQSISVKSMYYGNKFYAYTIETYKDIRLVGAPPQSIGKFGSDTDNWVWPRHTGDFSMFRIYADKNNRPAEYSKDNVPYVPKHYLPVSIKDKNENDFTFVFGFPGRTTEYLPAIAVDKIMKEIDPARIAVRDVALKTLDEKMRTDDATRIQYASKYASVANYWKKWIGEVEGLKKSNAVEKKMKYEGSLAAKNPEIKNTLDQLNKLYNDQAPYALNNAYYSETIRNAETLMLANLYYNYIAAVEAGKMDEKGTAALKTRLTSFYKDYNAELDAKVTAKLLALYANKTDAQFLPAGFQKYKNEAQNIQVIEDASKNSIITGRTEVNGASLSKDIEKAFSNQDKLIKTLKKDPVFQIFTEMRNTYMTKADPQFMSLQTKIDALQKTYMAQQMATDKDRKFFPDANSTMRVTYGKVKGSSPRDAVSYNYQTHLAGVMEKYIPGDYEFDVPKKLIDLYDKKDFGQYKDKTGDVPVGFTATNHTTGGNSGSPALDAYGNLVGLNFDRQWEGTMSDINYDPRFSRNIMVDTKYILFIIDKFADSKWLINEMKVVK comes from the coding sequence ATGACGAAAAAGATACTTTTATCCGTATTTCTTTTGCCGGCTGTAATGACATTTGCACAGCAATACGGAGGAATGTGGATCCCGACAGAGCTGAATGAAAAGGAAATGAAAGATCTGGGAATGAAAATCTCTGCAAAAGACATCTTCAACCCGCAGAAAGCCAGTATAAAGGATGCGGTAGTACAGTTCAACGGCGGATGTACTGCGGAAATAATCTCTCCGAAAGGCCTTCTGCTTACCAATCATCACTGTGGTTATGGGCAGATTCAGTCGCATTCAACGGTTCAGAATGACCTTCTGTCGAATGGTTTCTGGGCTAAAAATACCGAAGGCGAGCTTCCAAATCCCGGCGTGACCGTTGATTTTATTGTTGATATTAAAGAAGTTACCGGCCAGATTCTTCAGGGAACAGACAATCTCGCGGAACCTGAACTTTCCAGACAGATTGCCAAAAATATAGAGATTTACAAAAATTCTCAAAAAACTGAACCATACCAGTCAATTTCCGTAAAGTCAATGTATTATGGAAATAAATTTTATGCCTATACTATTGAAACGTACAAAGATATTCGTCTGGTAGGAGCTCCGCCGCAAAGCATCGGGAAATTTGGATCCGATACTGATAACTGGGTTTGGCCGAGACATACGGGAGACTTCTCGATGTTCAGGATTTACGCAGATAAAAACAACAGACCAGCAGAATATTCAAAAGACAACGTTCCTTACGTTCCTAAACATTACCTTCCGGTTTCCATTAAAGATAAAAATGAAAATGATTTCACCTTCGTTTTCGGTTTCCCGGGAAGAACTACAGAATATCTTCCTGCTATTGCTGTTGACAAAATCATGAAAGAGATTGATCCGGCAAGAATTGCGGTGAGAGATGTTGCATTGAAAACATTAGATGAAAAAATGCGTACGGATGATGCAACAAGAATTCAATATGCATCAAAGTATGCTTCGGTTGCCAATTACTGGAAGAAATGGATCGGCGAAGTGGAAGGATTAAAAAAATCGAATGCCGTGGAGAAAAAAATGAAATATGAAGGTTCTCTAGCCGCTAAAAATCCTGAGATTAAAAACACTTTAGACCAGTTAAACAAATTGTATAACGATCAGGCTCCTTATGCTTTAAACAATGCTTATTATTCTGAAACCATCAGAAATGCAGAAACGCTGATGCTTGCCAATTTGTATTATAATTATATTGCTGCCGTGGAAGCTGGAAAAATGGATGAAAAAGGTACAGCCGCTTTAAAAACCAGACTAACCTCTTTCTATAAAGATTATAATGCCGAACTTGATGCAAAAGTAACGGCGAAATTACTGGCTTTGTATGCTAATAAAACAGATGCGCAGTTCTTACCTGCAGGATTTCAAAAGTATAAGAATGAAGCGCAGAATATCCAGGTTATTGAAGATGCCTCTAAAAACTCCATTATTACAGGAAGAACTGAGGTAAATGGTGCTTCTTTAAGCAAAGACATAGAAAAAGCATTCTCCAATCAGGATAAATTAATTAAAACCCTGAAAAAAGATCCTGTTTTCCAGATTTTCACCGAAATGAGAAACACGTACATGACCAAAGCAGATCCTCAGTTTATGTCTCTTCAGACGAAGATTGATGCGCTTCAGAAAACCTACATGGCTCAGCAGATGGCAACGGATAAAGACAGAAAATTCTTTCCGGATGCCAATTCTACAATGCGCGTAACCTATGGAAAAGTAAAAGGTTCTTCCCCAAGAGATGCTGTCTCATATAACTATCAGACTCATTTGGCTGGTGTTATGGAGAAATATATTCCTGGAGATTATGAATTTGATGTTCCTAAAAAACTGATTGATCTTTACGATAAAAAAGATTTCGGGCAATATAAAGATAAAACGGGTGATGTACCTGTAGGATTCACGGCGACCAACCATACAACAGGTGGAAACTCCGGAAGTCCTGCACTTGACGCCTATGGAAATCTTGTAGGATTAAACTTCGACAGACAGTGGGAAGGAACGATGAGTGATATTAATTACGACCCCCGTTTTAGCAGAAACATTATGGTCGATACGAAATACATTCTTTTCATCATTGATAAATTTGCCGATTCCAAATGGCTGATTAATGAAATGAAAGTTGTAAAATAG
- a CDS encoding glycerophosphodiester phosphodiesterase translates to MKKVILGLAVVSTVFMKAQTRIIAHRGYWQTQPPTTENSLKSLENAQKLKIYGSEFDVRMTKDGVLVVNHDEHHAKMEISDTDFKELKKVKLSNGEPFPTLKDYLKQGKKDKALKLIVEIKPDKTKEKEDELTAKTIKMIKDMKLDAQCEFISFSLNICKEIKKLEPKFKVQYLKGELSPQQIKEEGLDGIDYHYSIFQKNPTWIPEAKALGLITNAWTVNDVAISNELKKQGIGFITTNIPDQLK, encoded by the coding sequence ATGAAAAAAGTTATCTTAGGGTTAGCAGTTGTAAGCACCGTTTTCATGAAGGCACAAACCCGGATTATCGCACACAGAGGCTATTGGCAGACGCAGCCGCCGACTACGGAAAATTCTCTCAAATCACTAGAAAATGCCCAGAAACTAAAAATTTACGGTTCTGAATTCGATGTACGCATGACTAAAGACGGAGTACTGGTTGTAAATCATGATGAGCATCATGCAAAAATGGAAATTTCCGATACGGATTTTAAAGAGCTTAAAAAAGTAAAGCTTTCCAACGGTGAGCCTTTTCCTACATTAAAAGATTATCTGAAGCAGGGAAAAAAAGATAAAGCACTAAAGCTGATTGTAGAAATAAAACCCGATAAAACCAAGGAGAAAGAAGATGAACTGACGGCAAAAACCATCAAAATGATCAAAGACATGAAGCTGGATGCGCAGTGTGAATTCATTTCATTCAGTTTAAATATCTGCAAAGAAATCAAGAAGCTGGAACCGAAGTTCAAAGTTCAGTATCTGAAAGGTGAGCTTTCGCCACAACAGATCAAAGAGGAAGGCCTGGACGGAATTGATTATCACTACAGTATATTCCAAAAAAATCCAACCTGGATCCCCGAAGCAAAAGCATTAGGATTGATCACCAACGCATGGACAGTAAATGACGTTGCCATTTCAAATGAGCTTAAGAAGCAGGGGATCGGTTTCATTACGACTAATATTCCGGATCAGCTGAAATAA
- the ligA gene encoding NAD-dependent DNA ligase LigA, protein MPDNIESIQQRIEDLRKELHQHNENYYLLDTPTISDFDFDMLLEELRDLEAKYPEFYDENSPTMRVGGGITKVFPTVQHKFRMYSLDNSYDFDDLEDWEKRIIKAIDEPVEFVAELKYDGASISILYENGKLVQAVTRGDGFQGDEITSNVRTISDIPLKLKGDFPDHFFMRGEIYLTRKNFDKINKQREEDGLDPFMNPRNTASGSLKMQDSGEVRKRGLSSVLYQYISEEIPAESHWELLEKAKSWGFKTSQQAKLCKTLSEVKEFINYWDIERHNLPFEIDGIVLKVNSLKQQRQLGYTAKSPRWAMAYKFKAEKVETELQTVSYQVGRTGAITPVANLKPVLLAGTIVKRASLHNEDIIKKLDLHEHDFVYVEKGGEIIPKIVGVNKEKRTAESKEIEYIKHCPECGTELVKIEDQAIHFCPNELHCPPQVVGRMIHYVSRKALNIDNLGSETIEQLYRERLIENPADFYVLKKEQLLPLERMAEKSAQNIISGIEKSKEIPFEKVLFGIGIKHVGETVAKKLVKNFPTIDELKNATVEELCQVEDIGTKIAISIAEFFANPENILMIERLKSYGVQLEKGESTNEVLSNVLDGKTFLFTGKLSLFTREAAEEMVEKHGGKNISAVSKNLNYLVVGEKAGSKLKKAQDIGTIEILDEQQFLDLIEKH, encoded by the coding sequence ATGCCCGATAATATTGAAAGTATACAACAGAGAATAGAAGATCTCCGTAAAGAACTTCACCAACACAATGAAAACTACTATCTTCTGGACACTCCTACGATCTCAGATTTTGATTTCGATATGCTCCTTGAAGAGCTCAGGGATCTGGAAGCAAAATATCCTGAATTTTATGACGAGAACTCTCCCACAATGAGAGTGGGCGGAGGCATCACAAAAGTTTTCCCTACCGTTCAGCATAAATTCAGAATGTATTCTCTTGATAACTCTTATGATTTCGACGATTTGGAAGACTGGGAAAAAAGAATCATTAAAGCTATTGATGAGCCTGTAGAATTTGTAGCCGAACTAAAATATGACGGTGCTTCTATTTCCATTTTATACGAAAACGGAAAACTGGTTCAGGCTGTGACGCGGGGCGACGGTTTTCAGGGGGATGAAATCACGTCTAATGTCCGTACTATTTCTGATATTCCTTTAAAGTTAAAAGGTGATTTTCCTGATCATTTCTTTATGCGCGGTGAAATTTATTTAACCCGGAAAAATTTCGATAAAATCAATAAGCAGCGTGAAGAAGACGGCTTGGATCCGTTCATGAATCCAAGAAACACAGCCAGCGGAAGTCTTAAAATGCAGGACAGCGGCGAGGTAAGAAAGCGCGGACTTTCATCAGTATTATATCAGTATATTTCTGAAGAAATTCCTGCAGAATCTCATTGGGAACTGCTGGAAAAAGCAAAATCCTGGGGCTTTAAAACATCGCAGCAGGCCAAACTTTGCAAAACACTATCTGAAGTAAAGGAATTTATCAATTACTGGGACATTGAAAGACATAATCTCCCTTTTGAAATAGACGGCATCGTTTTGAAAGTCAATTCCTTAAAACAACAACGACAGCTTGGCTACACTGCAAAATCCCCGCGTTGGGCGATGGCCTATAAATTCAAAGCCGAAAAAGTAGAAACTGAATTACAGACCGTTTCTTATCAAGTGGGAAGGACCGGCGCCATTACTCCTGTAGCCAATCTTAAGCCTGTATTGTTGGCAGGAACAATTGTTAAAAGAGCTTCTTTACACAATGAAGATATCATTAAAAAACTTGATCTGCATGAACATGATTTTGTGTATGTAGAAAAAGGCGGCGAAATTATTCCTAAAATCGTAGGCGTAAATAAAGAAAAAAGGACTGCCGAAAGCAAAGAGATAGAATACATCAAACATTGCCCGGAATGCGGAACGGAGCTGGTGAAAATTGAAGACCAGGCCATACATTTCTGCCCGAACGAACTGCACTGCCCTCCTCAGGTAGTGGGAAGAATGATTCATTATGTTTCCCGAAAGGCTTTAAATATTGATAATCTCGGTAGCGAAACCATTGAGCAATTATACAGGGAAAGACTTATTGAAAACCCCGCCGATTTTTATGTGCTAAAAAAAGAACAGCTTCTTCCTTTGGAAAGAATGGCAGAAAAATCTGCCCAGAACATCATCTCCGGAATTGAGAAATCAAAGGAAATCCCTTTTGAAAAAGTATTGTTCGGAATCGGTATAAAACACGTGGGAGAAACGGTTGCCAAGAAACTGGTTAAAAATTTCCCTACCATAGACGAACTTAAAAATGCCACGGTGGAAGAGCTTTGCCAGGTAGAAGATATCGGAACCAAAATCGCAATAAGCATTGCTGAGTTTTTTGCCAATCCGGAAAATATCCTGATGATTGAAAGACTAAAATCGTACGGTGTACAACTGGAAAAAGGGGAAAGCACGAATGAAGTTTTATCGAATGTACTGGACGGAAAAACCTTCCTTTTCACCGGAAAATTATCTTTATTCACCAGAGAAGCGGCGGAAGAAATGGTGGAAAAACACGGTGGAAAGAATATTTCAGCAGTTTCTAAAAACCTGAATTATCTGGTTGTAGGAGAAAAGGCCGGCAGCAAGCTGAAAAAAGCCCAGGATATCGGAACGATTGAAATCCTGGATGAACAGCAGTTTCTGGATTTGATTGAGAAACATTGA
- a CDS encoding MgtC/SapB family protein, giving the protein MEFLKDHSIQNELLLIFISVVLGILIGAEREYRNKSAGLRTFILICFGSCLFTILSIKIGVDDPDRIAANIITGIGFLGAGVIFKGDNKIDGITTATTIWATASIGMAVGSGYVYLAVLGTILVLLILSSLTSFEKLIDREHKIREYKIAVTNYHDMPYCEELFRKHNLKYSISKQQYTQGNLSTSWVVTGKNINHEALMKSLMEDERIIAYEF; this is encoded by the coding sequence ATGGAATTTTTAAAAGATCACTCTATCCAGAATGAATTACTGCTGATTTTCATTTCAGTGGTCCTCGGAATCTTAATTGGTGCGGAACGCGAATACCGGAACAAATCTGCCGGACTGCGGACTTTCATTCTGATCTGTTTCGGGTCCTGCCTTTTCACAATTCTTTCCATAAAAATTGGGGTAGACGATCCGGATCGTATTGCGGCCAATATCATTACAGGCATCGGTTTCCTGGGAGCCGGGGTAATTTTCAAAGGGGATAACAAAATTGACGGAATTACCACAGCTACTACCATATGGGCAACAGCATCCATCGGGATGGCAGTTGGATCGGGATACGTTTACCTCGCTGTTTTGGGAACCATTTTAGTGCTTTTGATTCTCAGTTCGCTCACCAGCTTTGAAAAACTGATCGATCGAGAACATAAAATCAGGGAATACAAAATTGCCGTTACCAATTACCACGACATGCCGTATTGTGAAGAACTTTTCAGAAAACACAACCTGAAATATTCTATTTCAAAACAGCAATATACGCAGGGAAATCTTTCTACCTCATGGGTTGTTACCGGGAAAAACATCAACCATGAAGCTTTGATGAAAAGCCTGATGGAAGATGAGCGTATTATTGCCTACGAGTTTTAA
- a CDS encoding DUF7619 domain-containing protein, with protein sequence MTKIYLIISLIIFAKFQAQIITIPDTNFKTRLLSANASNGIAMNSSNQNIVIDTNGDNEIQVSEALNVYKLNISSQSGNMIADLTGINQFANLQILNAFYNALTDLQITGLSNLQAIHVGNNNLTSLSISNLNSLQALSVSNNQLANFSITNTPNLQSLSCSGNQLASLDISNLPSLITLECNNNLITTITLNNNNLLNISASNNKLTSINFPGAPNLTNLYIDHNLFTTIDVGQLPQLGNFNFSYNPNLVSFNIKNGKNNYAQGATPYFSNTPNLSYICVDDFELGMINALLNYYNQPNVVLNSYCNFTPAGNFYMIQGSTTYDFNNNGCDVSDPKKSFQKFLITNGFNSGNMIANASGNYSIPVQSGSHTITPVLENPTYFTVSPTNIIVSFPAQTSPVTQNFCMSANGIHNDLEVLLLPLTAASPGFTAKYKIVYKNKGTSVQSGTLSFNYNDDLMNYQNSTVVPNSQSTGLLNWNFTNLPPFEVRETTVSFTLNTPIQNPALNSGDVLHYTAQINAATDETPLDNLFTLNQTVVNSFDPNDKTCLEGTAINQGKVGDYIHYLIRFENTGTANAQNIVVKDNIDISKYDLSSLVAISGSHSFTTRITGNTVEFIFENIQLPFDNANNDGYVSFKIKTKSTLNIGDSFSNKAEIYFDYNAPIITNNFTTTVQNILATAEINKENNNISIYPNPVKNVLNIHSKNEILKAEIYDATGRILISASVKGNAINVSELSKGSYFIKVFTKDKIFTQKFIKN encoded by the coding sequence ATGACAAAAATTTACTTAATCATTTCCCTGATTATATTTGCTAAGTTTCAGGCGCAAATTATTACCATTCCGGATACAAATTTTAAGACAAGACTTCTATCTGCAAATGCGTCCAACGGAATTGCTATGAACAGCAGCAATCAAAATATTGTAATTGATACAAATGGGGATAATGAAATTCAGGTTTCAGAAGCACTGAATGTATACAAACTAAACATTTCCAGTCAGTCCGGCAACATGATTGCTGACCTCACAGGAATTAATCAGTTTGCCAATCTCCAGATTTTAAATGCTTTTTACAATGCGTTAACAGATCTTCAGATAACAGGATTATCCAACCTTCAGGCTATCCATGTAGGCAACAACAATCTTACATCTCTTTCTATTAGCAATTTAAACAGTCTGCAAGCTTTATCTGTGAGCAATAATCAGCTAGCCAATTTTTCAATTACCAACACTCCCAATCTGCAAAGTCTATCATGCAGCGGAAATCAATTGGCATCACTGGATATTTCTAATCTCCCAAGTTTAATAACTTTAGAATGTAATAACAATTTAATCACCACAATAACTTTAAATAACAACAACCTGCTCAATATTTCTGCCTCAAATAATAAGCTTACATCAATTAATTTCCCTGGAGCTCCCAACTTGACAAATCTATATATTGATCATAACCTTTTCACTACAATTGATGTTGGACAACTCCCCCAGCTTGGCAATTTTAATTTTTCATATAATCCTAATCTTGTAAGCTTCAATATTAAGAATGGGAAAAACAATTATGCTCAGGGAGCAACTCCGTATTTTTCAAATACACCCAATTTAAGCTATATATGTGTTGATGATTTTGAGTTGGGAATGATTAATGCGCTGTTAAACTATTACAATCAGCCAAATGTTGTACTCAACTCATACTGTAATTTCACTCCCGCAGGAAATTTTTATATGATCCAGGGAAGCACTACATATGACTTCAATAATAATGGTTGTGATGTGAGCGATCCCAAAAAATCATTTCAAAAATTCTTAATAACAAATGGTTTTAATTCTGGAAATATGATCGCAAATGCTTCAGGAAATTATTCAATTCCCGTTCAATCCGGTAGCCATACTATTACACCCGTATTGGAAAACCCAACTTATTTTACGGTTTCACCAACAAACATAATCGTCAGTTTTCCTGCACAGACAAGTCCTGTTACCCAAAACTTCTGTATGTCTGCAAACGGAATCCATAATGATCTTGAAGTTTTACTGCTCCCTCTTACTGCGGCAAGTCCCGGCTTTACTGCAAAATACAAGATTGTTTACAAAAACAAGGGAACATCTGTACAGTCCGGAACGCTGTCATTTAATTATAATGATGATCTTATGAATTATCAAAACTCAACGGTGGTTCCAAATTCACAGTCTACCGGGTTATTAAACTGGAATTTTACTAATCTTCCTCCTTTCGAGGTAAGGGAAACAACTGTATCTTTTACACTGAATACGCCAATACAAAACCCTGCACTGAACAGTGGCGATGTTCTTCACTATACCGCACAGATAAATGCAGCAACAGATGAGACACCTTTAGATAATCTCTTTACTCTAAACCAAACGGTCGTAAATTCTTTTGATCCGAATGATAAGACATGTCTGGAAGGAACAGCCATAAACCAGGGAAAAGTTGGAGATTATATTCATTACCTGATCCGGTTTGAAAATACAGGAACCGCAAATGCACAAAACATTGTTGTGAAAGATAATATAGATATTTCAAAATATGATCTATCAAGCTTAGTTGCCATAAGTGGAAGCCATAGCTTTACAACAAGAATTACCGGCAATACTGTAGAATTTATTTTTGAAAATATTCAGCTTCCTTTTGATAATGCTAATAATGACGGATATGTTTCTTTTAAAATTAAAACAAAATCTACTTTGAATATCGGCGACAGCTTCAGCAACAAAGCCGAAATCTACTTTGATTATAATGCTCCTATTATTACCAATAATTTTACGACAACCGTTCAGAATATTCTGGCAACTGCTGAGATAAACAAGGAAAACAACAACATTTCTATTTATCCGAATCCTGTAAAAAATGTTCTCAATATTCATTCTAAGAATGAAATCCTGAAAGCGGAAATTTACGACGCAACAGGAAGAATTTTAATTTCAGCCTCGGTAAAAGGAAATGCTATTAATGTTTCTGAACTTTCTAAAGGGAGTTATTTCATCAAAGTTTTTACAAAAGATAAAATATTCACTCAGAAATTTATTAAAAACTAA